From the genome of Anopheles moucheti chromosome 3, idAnoMoucSN_F20_07, whole genome shotgun sequence, one region includes:
- the LOC128305691 gene encoding protein Wnt-10a, which yields MGRWEVRVVRRLILWLLLIALKRVQSLPDVRATCRTVPGLTRDQLELCYRASDVTASAIEGLELGVRECQYQFQWHRWNCSSLSTKSRNPHTSSMLKRGYRESAFAYAIAAAGVTHSIARACAQGRLISCGCDPSVNRKGMSKSLRESLEKEKLRFLDAIAESNSVFEEGDSLRKLKAKQASRWKWGGCSHNMAFGVEFSELFLDSREKGADIQSQINLHNNRAGRRAVSNNMQVRCKCHGMSGSCQLKTCWKSAPDFRVVGRVLKQQYRRAILVDQSNLGNGPPMIVYRKPKKRKHVSNLRPPRRQPREQQLVPLGGRLSGPTNRKLENALFYYQRSPNFCERDQISDIPGTIGRRCNRTSSGSEGCASMCCGRGYNLIREKRIDRCNCKFHWCCFVECDDCEIEEWISVCN from the exons ATGGGGCGTTGGGAGGTTCGAGTTGTGCGAAGGCTCATACTGTGGTTGTTGCTAATTGCGCTAAAAAG AGTTCAAAGTTTGCCGGATGTCCGGGCGACGTGCCGCACGGTGCCGGGGCTGACGCGGGACCAGCTGGAACTTTGCTATCGGGCGAGTGACGTGACGGCGTCCGCCATCGAGGGACTGGAGCTTGGTGTGCGCGAGTGCCAGTACCAGTTTCAGTGGCACCGGTGGAATTGTTCATCGCTCAGCACCAAAAGCCGCAATCCACACACATCGAGCATGCTGAAACGAG GCTATAGAGAGAGTGCATTTGCGTACGCGATCGCGGCAGCCGGCGTCACGCACAGTATCGCACGTGCCTGCGCCCAGGGTCGGCTCATCTCGTGCGGTTGCGATCCGTCCGTCAACCGGAAGGGCATGTCCAAGTCGCTGCGCGAAAGCTTGGAAAAGGAGAAGCTACGCTTCCTGGACGCTATCGCGGAAAGCAATAGCGTGTTCGAGGAGGGCGACAGCCTTCGCAAGCTGAAGGCGAAACAGGCCAGCAGATGGAAATGGGGCGGCTGCTCGCACAATATGGCGTTCGGGGTCGAGTTTTCCGAGCTGTTTCTAGACTCGCGCGAAAAGGGCGCCGACATACAGTCACAGATCAACCTGCACAATAACCGTGCTGGCAGGCGG GCCGTGTCGAACAACATGCAGGTACGGTGTAAATGTCACGGAATGTCCGGTAGCTGTCAGCTGAAGACCTGCTGGAAGTCGGCCCCAGATTTCCGCGTAGTGGGGCGCGTCCTCAAGCAACAGTACCGTCGCGCGATCCTTGTCGATCAATCGAATCTCGGCAACGGGCCACCGATGATCGTCTACCGCAAGCCAAAGAAACGCAAGCACGTGTCTAATTTACGCCCGCCAAGAAGGCAACCCCGCGAGCAGCAACTGGTTCCGCTCGGCGGCCGGCTCAGCGGTCCCACCAACCGGAAGCTGGAGAATGCGCTCTTCTACTACCAAAGATCACCGAACTTTTGCGAGCGCGATCAGATCTCCGACATACCGG GCACTATCGGACGACGCTGTAATCGGACGAGCAGTGGCAGCGAGGGTTGCGCCTCGATGTGCTGCGGCCGGGGTTACAATCTGATCCGCGAGAAGCGCATCGATCGGTGCAACTGCAAGTTTCACTGGTGCTGCTTCGTGGAATGTGACGATTGTGAAATCGAGGAGTGGATCAGCGTGTGCAACTGA